A window from Rana temporaria chromosome 8, aRanTem1.1, whole genome shotgun sequence encodes these proteins:
- the LOC120909865 gene encoding gastrula zinc finger protein XlCGF26.1-like isoform X4, which yields MKKRPPPNTSPDGSSNGNPPERCPRPLYCRDSTQEHQEILQEDQDTNLTNIKMEDKEEPYVMGDETCKEKEIPPEISPDPGDTRTTQRDVKAWEKEEERVRNKEEEEPLETSMGEPGSQNSPERCPDPWDSTQEHRRIPQDNQDESFIKVEVKEEPEEPSVSAEESCREEEIPPEIGTDGRYRRYHTGKYPVSLDGEIEEDDITESSEENLTTSNHGKRIPGHSDPHTARRRGKTFPCSECGECFTQKADLTSHRRSHKNKTIFPCSECGECFTQKADLTSHRRSHKNKTIFPCSECGECFTQKADLTSHRRSHKNKTIFPCSECGKSYSLKQQLVRHMKIHTGEKPFSCSECGRCFTEKCILVKHQRTHSGEKPFSCSECGKCFPSRRNLVLHQMTHTGEKPFSCSECGKCFYYKSNLTTHEKVHTQVKPYSCSECGKCFSHRSSLIDHEKVHTGEKPYTCTECGRSFSHKSSLNTHGKVHTGEKPYPCSECGKCFSHKSSVIKHEKLHGGEKPFSCAECGKCFSLKSSLAEHEKLHTGLKPYSCSECGKTFSLKSNLTKHKRVHTGEKPYSCSECGRRFSNKSCFISHINSHGAESIVT from the exons ATGAAGAAGCGGCCGCCCCCCaacacatcaccgg atggatccagtaatgggaacccaccagagagatgtccccgtcctctgtattgccgggactccACACAGGAACATCAGGAGATCCTTCAGGAGGATCAG GATACAAATTTGACTAATATTAAGATGGAAGATAAAGAAGAGCCGTATGTGATGGGTGATGAGACGTGTAAGGAGAAGGAAATCCCTCCAGAGATCAGCCCAG ACCCCGGAGACACCAGAACCACTCAGAGAGACGTCAAAGCGTGGGAGAAGGAAGAAGAACGTGTGAGGAataaagaggaggaggagcctctggaGACTAGCATGG gtgaacctgGTAGCCAAAActccccagagagatgtcccgaTCCTTGGGATTCCACACAAGAACATCGAAGGATCCCGCAGGATAATCAG GATGAAAGTTTCATCAAAGTAGAGGTAAAAGAAGAACCAGAAGAGCCATCTGTGAGTGCAGAGGAGTCATGTAGGGAGGAGGAAATCCCTCCAGAGATCGGCACAG ATGGACGATACAGAAGATACCACACGGGGAAATATCCAGTTTCCTTAGATGGTGAAATTGAAGAGGATGACATTACAGAATCTTCTGAGGAGAACCTCACGACTTCAAATCATGGCAAGAGAATTCCCGGACACTCAGATCCTCACACAGCTCGTAGACGGGGTAAAACTTTCCCATGTTCCGAATGTGGTGAATGTTTTACCCAGAAGGCAGACCTCACCTCACACCGGAGAAGCCACAAAAATAAGACGATCTTTCCATGTTCCGAATGTGGCGAATGTTTTACCCAGAAGGCAGACCTCACCTCACACCGGAGAAGTCACAAAAATAAGACGATCTTTCCATGTTCCGAATGTGGCGAATGTTTTACCCAGAAGGCAGACCTCACCTCACACCGGAGAAGCCACAAAAATAAGACGATCTTTCCATGTTCCGAATGTGGGAAAAGTTATTCTCTGAAACAGCAACTCGTCCGACACATGAAAatccacaccggggagaagccgttttcctgttcggAATGCGGAAGATGTTTTACTGAAAAATGCATACTTGTTAAACATCAGAGAACTCACTCcggggagaagccgttttcctgttcggAATGTGGGAAGTGTTTTCCGAGCAGACGAAATCTTGTCTTACATCAGATGacccacacgggggaaaagccgttttcttgttcagagtgcgggaagtgtttttaCTACAAATCAAATCTTACTACACATGAGAAAGTTCACACGCAAGTGAAGCCATATTCCTGCTCCGAATGCGGCAAATGTTTTTCCCACCGGTCGTCTCTTATCGATCATGAAAAagttcacacgggggaaaagccgtatacCTGTACGGAATGCGGGAGAAGCTTTTCCCACAAATCTTCTCTCAACACTCACGGAAAggttcacacgggggagaagccgtatccgtgctctgagtgcgggaagtgtttctccCACAAATCGTCTGTCATCAAACACGAAAAACTCCACGGAGGGGAGAAGCCGTTTTCATGcgcggagtgcgggaaatgtttttccttGAAGTCAAGTCTTGCGGAACACGAAAAACTGCACACGGGGCTGAAGCCGTATTCGTGCTCCGAATGCGGGAAAACGTTTTCCTTAAAATCAAATCTCACCAAACATAAGAGagttcacacgggggagaagccatactcTTGTTCTGAATGTGGTAGACGGTTTTCGAATAAGTCCTGCTTTATATCGCATATCAATTCTCATGGGGCAGAATCTATAGTTACatag
- the LOC120909865 gene encoding gastrula zinc finger protein XlCGF26.1-like isoform X5, protein MEDKEEPYVMGDETCKEKEIPPEISPDPGDTRTTQRDVKAWEKEEERVRNKEEEEPLETSMGEPGSQNSPERCPDPWDSTQEHRRIPQDNQDESFIKVEVKEEPEEPSVSAEESCREEEIPPEIGTDGRYRRYHTGKYPVSLDGEIEEDDITESSEENLTTSNHGKRIPGHSDPHTARRRGKTFPCSECGECFTQKADLTSHRRSHKNKTIFPCSECGECFTQKADLTSHRRSHKNKTIFPCSECGECFTQKADLTSHRRSHKNKTIFPCSECGKSYSLKQQLVRHMKIHTGEKPFSCSECGRCFTEKCILVKHQRTHSGEKPFSCSECGKCFPSRRNLVLHQMTHTGEKPFSCSECGKCFYYKSNLTTHEKVHTQVKPYSCSECGKCFSHRSSLIDHEKVHTGEKPYTCTECGRSFSHKSSLNTHGKVHTGEKPYPCSECGKCFSHKSSVIKHEKLHGGEKPFSCAECGKCFSLKSSLAEHEKLHTGLKPYSCSECGKTFSLKSNLTKHKRVHTGEKPYSCSECGRRFSNKSCFISHINSHGAESIVT, encoded by the exons ATGGAAGATAAAGAAGAGCCGTATGTGATGGGTGATGAGACGTGTAAGGAGAAGGAAATCCCTCCAGAGATCAGCCCAG ACCCCGGAGACACCAGAACCACTCAGAGAGACGTCAAAGCGTGGGAGAAGGAAGAAGAACGTGTGAGGAataaagaggaggaggagcctctggaGACTAGCATGG gtgaacctgGTAGCCAAAActccccagagagatgtcccgaTCCTTGGGATTCCACACAAGAACATCGAAGGATCCCGCAGGATAATCAG GATGAAAGTTTCATCAAAGTAGAGGTAAAAGAAGAACCAGAAGAGCCATCTGTGAGTGCAGAGGAGTCATGTAGGGAGGAGGAAATCCCTCCAGAGATCGGCACAG ATGGACGATACAGAAGATACCACACGGGGAAATATCCAGTTTCCTTAGATGGTGAAATTGAAGAGGATGACATTACAGAATCTTCTGAGGAGAACCTCACGACTTCAAATCATGGCAAGAGAATTCCCGGACACTCAGATCCTCACACAGCTCGTAGACGGGGTAAAACTTTCCCATGTTCCGAATGTGGTGAATGTTTTACCCAGAAGGCAGACCTCACCTCACACCGGAGAAGCCACAAAAATAAGACGATCTTTCCATGTTCCGAATGTGGCGAATGTTTTACCCAGAAGGCAGACCTCACCTCACACCGGAGAAGTCACAAAAATAAGACGATCTTTCCATGTTCCGAATGTGGCGAATGTTTTACCCAGAAGGCAGACCTCACCTCACACCGGAGAAGCCACAAAAATAAGACGATCTTTCCATGTTCCGAATGTGGGAAAAGTTATTCTCTGAAACAGCAACTCGTCCGACACATGAAAatccacaccggggagaagccgttttcctgttcggAATGCGGAAGATGTTTTACTGAAAAATGCATACTTGTTAAACATCAGAGAACTCACTCcggggagaagccgttttcctgttcggAATGTGGGAAGTGTTTTCCGAGCAGACGAAATCTTGTCTTACATCAGATGacccacacgggggaaaagccgttttcttgttcagagtgcgggaagtgtttttaCTACAAATCAAATCTTACTACACATGAGAAAGTTCACACGCAAGTGAAGCCATATTCCTGCTCCGAATGCGGCAAATGTTTTTCCCACCGGTCGTCTCTTATCGATCATGAAAAagttcacacgggggaaaagccgtatacCTGTACGGAATGCGGGAGAAGCTTTTCCCACAAATCTTCTCTCAACACTCACGGAAAggttcacacgggggagaagccgtatccgtgctctgagtgcgggaagtgtttctccCACAAATCGTCTGTCATCAAACACGAAAAACTCCACGGAGGGGAGAAGCCGTTTTCATGcgcggagtgcgggaaatgtttttccttGAAGTCAAGTCTTGCGGAACACGAAAAACTGCACACGGGGCTGAAGCCGTATTCGTGCTCCGAATGCGGGAAAACGTTTTCCTTAAAATCAAATCTCACCAAACATAAGAGagttcacacgggggagaagccatactcTTGTTCTGAATGTGGTAGACGGTTTTCGAATAAGTCCTGCTTTATATCGCATATCAATTCTCATGGGGCAGAATCTATAGTTACatag
- the LOC120909865 gene encoding gastrula zinc finger protein XlCGF26.1-like isoform X3: MMEKRPPLTSPDGSSNGNPPERCPHPLYSRDSTQEHQEIPQEDQDTNLTNIKMEDKEEPYVMGDETCKEKEIPPEISPDPGDTRTTQRDVKAWEKEEERVRNKEEEEPLETSMGEPGSQNSPERCPDPWDSTQEHRRIPQDNQDESFIKVEVKEEPEEPSVSAEESCREEEIPPEIGTDGRYRRYHTGKYPVSLDGEIEEDDITESSEENLTTSNHGKRIPGHSDPHTARRRGKTFPCSECGECFTQKADLTSHRRSHKNKTIFPCSECGECFTQKADLTSHRRSHKNKTIFPCSECGECFTQKADLTSHRRSHKNKTIFPCSECGKSYSLKQQLVRHMKIHTGEKPFSCSECGRCFTEKCILVKHQRTHSGEKPFSCSECGKCFPSRRNLVLHQMTHTGEKPFSCSECGKCFYYKSNLTTHEKVHTQVKPYSCSECGKCFSHRSSLIDHEKVHTGEKPYTCTECGRSFSHKSSLNTHGKVHTGEKPYPCSECGKCFSHKSSVIKHEKLHGGEKPFSCAECGKCFSLKSSLAEHEKLHTGLKPYSCSECGKTFSLKSNLTKHKRVHTGEKPYSCSECGRRFSNKSCFISHINSHGAESIVT, encoded by the exons GATACAAATTTGACTAATATTAAGATGGAAGATAAAGAAGAGCCGTATGTGATGGGTGATGAGACGTGTAAGGAGAAGGAAATCCCTCCAGAGATCAGCCCAG ACCCCGGAGACACCAGAACCACTCAGAGAGACGTCAAAGCGTGGGAGAAGGAAGAAGAACGTGTGAGGAataaagaggaggaggagcctctggaGACTAGCATGG gtgaacctgGTAGCCAAAActccccagagagatgtcccgaTCCTTGGGATTCCACACAAGAACATCGAAGGATCCCGCAGGATAATCAG GATGAAAGTTTCATCAAAGTAGAGGTAAAAGAAGAACCAGAAGAGCCATCTGTGAGTGCAGAGGAGTCATGTAGGGAGGAGGAAATCCCTCCAGAGATCGGCACAG ATGGACGATACAGAAGATACCACACGGGGAAATATCCAGTTTCCTTAGATGGTGAAATTGAAGAGGATGACATTACAGAATCTTCTGAGGAGAACCTCACGACTTCAAATCATGGCAAGAGAATTCCCGGACACTCAGATCCTCACACAGCTCGTAGACGGGGTAAAACTTTCCCATGTTCCGAATGTGGTGAATGTTTTACCCAGAAGGCAGACCTCACCTCACACCGGAGAAGCCACAAAAATAAGACGATCTTTCCATGTTCCGAATGTGGCGAATGTTTTACCCAGAAGGCAGACCTCACCTCACACCGGAGAAGTCACAAAAATAAGACGATCTTTCCATGTTCCGAATGTGGCGAATGTTTTACCCAGAAGGCAGACCTCACCTCACACCGGAGAAGCCACAAAAATAAGACGATCTTTCCATGTTCCGAATGTGGGAAAAGTTATTCTCTGAAACAGCAACTCGTCCGACACATGAAAatccacaccggggagaagccgttttcctgttcggAATGCGGAAGATGTTTTACTGAAAAATGCATACTTGTTAAACATCAGAGAACTCACTCcggggagaagccgttttcctgttcggAATGTGGGAAGTGTTTTCCGAGCAGACGAAATCTTGTCTTACATCAGATGacccacacgggggaaaagccgttttcttgttcagagtgcgggaagtgtttttaCTACAAATCAAATCTTACTACACATGAGAAAGTTCACACGCAAGTGAAGCCATATTCCTGCTCCGAATGCGGCAAATGTTTTTCCCACCGGTCGTCTCTTATCGATCATGAAAAagttcacacgggggaaaagccgtatacCTGTACGGAATGCGGGAGAAGCTTTTCCCACAAATCTTCTCTCAACACTCACGGAAAggttcacacgggggagaagccgtatccgtgctctgagtgcgggaagtgtttctccCACAAATCGTCTGTCATCAAACACGAAAAACTCCACGGAGGGGAGAAGCCGTTTTCATGcgcggagtgcgggaaatgtttttccttGAAGTCAAGTCTTGCGGAACACGAAAAACTGCACACGGGGCTGAAGCCGTATTCGTGCTCCGAATGCGGGAAAACGTTTTCCTTAAAATCAAATCTCACCAAACATAAGAGagttcacacgggggagaagccatactcTTGTTCTGAATGTGGTAGACGGTTTTCGAATAAGTCCTGCTTTATATCGCATATCAATTCTCATGGGGCAGAATCTATAGTTACatag